One Centroberyx gerrardi isolate f3 chromosome 2, fCenGer3.hap1.cur.20231027, whole genome shotgun sequence DNA window includes the following coding sequences:
- the pip5k1ba gene encoding phosphatidylinositol-4-phosphate 5-kinase, type I, beta a has translation MSTTSADSVGGGTKTSKGSKDHKKPTAAALKGAIQLGIGYAVGNLSSKPDRDVLMQDFSMVESVFLPSEGSNLTPAHHFPDFRLKTYAPLAFRYFRELFGIKPDDYLYSICNEPLIELSNPGASSSWFYLTSDDEFIIKTVQHKEAEFLQKLLPGYYMNLNQNPRTLLPKFYGLYCIQCGGVNIRLVVMNNVLPRAMKMHYKYDLKGSTYKRRASRKERGKSSPTFKDLDFQEMHEGLHFDADTYNALMKTLQRDCRVLESFKIMDYSLLLGVHVLDQKTLGRGNRGDSRRGQKVLYSTALESIQGNIKAPEPVADDDTMGGIPAKHKDEKLLIFLGIIDILQSYRFIKKVEHSWKALVHDGDTVSVHRPNFYADRFMKFMGSTVFKKIHPLRGASSRRKRSSLYVLRSASQEFLSPLKEEQREEKKAQSMDNLDGTLFSSSKHPDLVPRSAGLNRSVSFESTNKDEEDMENSEDRRASSSTIALDDSLPSLSRSQSDSDLDVYL, from the exons ATGTCAACCACATCCGCTGACAGTGTAGGAGGGGGAACCAAAACCTCTAAAGGGTCAAAGGACCACAAAAAG CCCACAGCAGCTGCCCTGAAAGGTGCCATCCAGCTGGGCATCGGTTATGCTGTGGGCAACCTCAGCTCCAAACCAGACAGAGATGTGCTCATGCAGGACTTCTCCATGGTGGAGAGTGTCTTCCTACCCAG TGAGGGAAGCAACCTGACTCCAGCGCACCATTTCCCAGATTTCCGCCTGAAAACCTACGCGCCTCTAGCCTTTCGCTACTTCAGGGAGTTGTTTGGCATCAAACCAGATGACTATTTG TACTCCATCTGTAATGAGCCTTTGATCGAGCTGTCCAACCCCGGTGCCAGCAGTTCCTGGTTCTACCTTACCAGCGATGACGAGTTCATCATTAAGACTGTGCAGCACAAAGAGGCTGAGTTCCTGCAGAAACTGCTTCCTGGTTACTACATG AACCTGAATCAGAACCCGAGGACGCTGCTGCCCAAGTTCTACGGCCTTTACTGCATCCAGTGCGGCGGCGTCAACATCCGCTTGGTGGTGATGAACAACGTGCTGCCGCGCGCCATGAAGATGCACTACAAATACGACCTGAAGGGATCCACGTACAAACGCCGCGCCTCACGCAAAGAGCGCGGCAAGTCCTCGCCCACGTTCAAAGACCTGGACTTCCAGGAGATGCACGAGGGCCTGCACTTCGACGCCGACACCTACAACGCCCTGATGAAAACCCTGCAGAGGGACTGCCGG GTTCTGGAGAGCTTCAAGATCATGGACTACAGTCTCCTGCTGGGGGTCCACGTCTTGGACCAGAAGACGCTGGGCAGGGGGAACCGGGGCGACAGTAGAAGAGGACAGAAGGTCCTCTACTCCACGGCCCTGGAGTCCATCCAAGGGAACATCAAGGCCCCCGAACCAGTCGCCGACGACGACAC AATGGGTGGGATCCCTGCCAAACATAAAGATGAGAAGTTGCTCATCTTTTTAGGAATCATTGATATCCTGCAGTCCTACAG GTTCATCAAGAAGGTGGAACACTCCTGGAAAGCCCTTGTGCATGATGGG gACACGGTGTCAGTTCACAGGCCTAATTTTTATGCGGACAGATTTATGAAATTCATGGGCTCAACTGTATTCAAAAAGATTCATC ctttgaGAGGAGCATCttcgaggaggaagaggagttcCCTCTACGTACTGAGGTCAGCCTCTCAGGAGTTTCTGTCTCCACtcaaggaggagcagagggaggagaagaaggccCAGAGCATGGACAACCTGGATGGAACAC TGTTCAGCTCCTCCAAGCACCCAGACCTCGTCCCAAGATCTGCTGGACTGAACCGTTCTGTTTCTTTTGAGTCCACCAATAAAGATGAAGAGGACATGGAAAACAG TGAAGACCGGCGCGCCTCCAGTTCCACCATTGCGCTGGACGACTCCCTGCCCTCCCTCAGCAGGAGCCAGTCAGACTCAGACCTGGACGTCTACTTG tga